From Candidatus Aminicenantes bacterium, one genomic window encodes:
- the rpsG gene encoding 30S ribosomal protein S7, whose translation MPRKKITKQKEVLYDTVYNSSILAKLITKVMQSGKKNIAQHIVYAAMDTLQEKMKEDPLKVITKAIENVRPQVETRSRRVGGATYQVPTEVRKERSYALGVRWLVQNARQRGGKSFREKLVGEIMDAYGEKGGAIKKKETVHKMAEANRAFAHYRW comes from the coding sequence ATGCCCAGGAAAAAAATTACCAAGCAAAAAGAGGTCCTGTACGACACGGTCTACAATTCCTCCATTCTGGCCAAGCTGATCACCAAGGTCATGCAGAGCGGCAAGAAGAACATCGCCCAGCACATCGTCTACGCGGCCATGGACACCCTCCAGGAAAAGATGAAGGAAGATCCGTTGAAAGTGATCACCAAGGCCATCGAGAATGTCCGCCCCCAGGTGGAAACCCGTTCGCGCCGTGTCGGCGGCGCCACCTACCAGGTGCCCACCGAAGTTCGCAAGGAACGGTCCTACGCCCTGGGCGTCCGCTGGCTGGTTCAGAACGCGCGCCAGCGCGGCGGCAAATCTTTCCGCGAGAAGCTGGTCGGAGAAATCATGGACGCCTACGGCGAGAAGGGCGGGGCGATCAAGAAGAAAGAGACCGTACACAAGATGGCCGAAGCGAACCGCGCCTTCGCCCATTACCGCTGGTAA
- the rpsL gene encoding 30S ribosomal protein S12, whose amino-acid sequence MPTINQLVRLGRSRMRDKSKSPALQDCPLKRGVCTRVFTTNPKKPNSAMRKVARVRLSNGVEVTAYIPGEGHTLQEHSIVLVRGGRVKDLPGVRYHIVRGAKDTTGVENRQRSRSKYGARRKKGGQEK is encoded by the coding sequence TTGCCTACAATTAATCAGTTGGTCCGTTTGGGCAGAAGCCGGATGAGGGACAAGAGTAAATCACCCGCGCTACAAGACTGCCCGTTGAAAAGGGGTGTCTGCACGCGCGTCTTCACCACCAATCCCAAAAAGCCCAATTCGGCCATGCGCAAGGTGGCCAGAGTCCGCTTGTCCAACGGCGTGGAAGTGACCGCCTATATCCCCGGCGAAGGGCATACGCTCCAGGAGCACTCGATCGTCCTGGTCCGCGGCGGCAGGGTCAAGGACCTGCCCGGGGTGCGCTACCACATCGTGCGCGGCGCCAAGGACACCACCGGCGTGGAGAACAGGCAGAGAAGCCGCTCGAAATACGGCGCCCGCCGCAAGAAAGGGGGCCAGGAGAAATAA